DNA from Arthrobacter sp. SLBN-112:
TTGCACCATACGGTTTCATGCGAATTCCTTCGATGTCCTACTTGCTTGGCTGTCTAACAAAGCCCATGGTAGCCCACTTCGTCCGGTCCACACCTCCACAGCGTTGAAAAGCGCAGGCAAGTACCCGCGCAGGTAGCGGGAGGAAAAGTAGAGTACCGGCTACTCGTGCCCTCCCCCGGCCGGGCCAATAAGTTTCAATGAAACCCGCGGCACCACAGCCAAGGGGCGTGAGATGACGGGGGTTCAGGGTGGCAGGTGGCCCGGCAATCAACGCGGAGCCCGAGCGGCAGGGGTTCCTGCTGGATTTGGTGACAGGGGCCGACGACGATGCAGGGTCCCTGCAGAAGCTCGCCGATGCCGCCTCCCGCTGGATCAGCACCACGTCCGGAAGTGCCATTGAGTGTGCCGCCGTGCTGCACCGTCAGCGGTCCTGTCCTGCCAGCGCCGGGAGCACGCCGGCCGCGGCCAGCCTGGCAGCTGAGGACGAAAACGCGGACGGTCCCGCGGCGATGGGGTCGGCGCTGCCGGCGCCGGCAGTGATCAACCAGGGCGGCGCCCGGTGGCAGGCGTACCGGACGCGGTTGTTGGACAGGGGTTTTGGCGCGGCCCTGGCCGTTCCCCTTGAACTGCAGCCTGGCTCTGCCGGGGCACTGGTGTTCCTGGGGCAGGCAAACTACGTTTTCAGTGCCAGGGTGGTTGACGAGGCAGCCTGGTTCGCCGGGGTGGCGTCGCACAGCCTGAAACTGGCCCTTGACGTGCATGGCGTCATCCGCGCAGGCGACAACCTGAAACAGGTTCTGGAGAGTAGGACCAGCATCGACGTTGCCTGCGGCGTGCTCATGGCACAGAACCGCTGTTCCTACGCGGAGGCATTCGGCAAACTCGCCGGCACCTCACGGCACCGCAACCTGAAGGTCCGC
Protein-coding regions in this window:
- a CDS encoding ANTAR domain-containing protein, with product MAGGPAINAEPERQGFLLDLVTGADDDAGSLQKLADAASRWISTTSGSAIECAAVLHRQRSCPASAGSTPAAASLAAEDENADGPAAMGSALPAPAVINQGGARWQAYRTRLLDRGFGAALAVPLELQPGSAGALVFLGQANYVFSARVVDEAAWFAGVASHSLKLALDVHGVIRAGDNLKQVLESRTSIDVACGVLMAQNRCSYAEAFGKLAGTSRHRNLKVRSVAESILRSLPSGAPVTRFEPPAIA